A window of Synchiropus splendidus isolate RoL2022-P1 chromosome 9, RoL_Sspl_1.0, whole genome shotgun sequence contains these coding sequences:
- the slc24a3 gene encoding sodium/potassium/calcium exchanger 3 isoform X2 → MEDVRWERRRLLQDVNSNRSMLFLEPERNCTEPAIHEFPRDYFTNQERMDGAVGLHVLCAVYMFYALALVCDDYFVPSLDKICERLHLSEDVAGATFMAAGSSAPELFTSVIGVFVTKGDVGIGTIVGSAVFNILCIIGACGIFAVQTIHLSCWPLIRDSAYYTLSICALIVFIYDEQVVWWEALTLILMYFVYILIMKLNSYVVRFLERRKKNSANLRTKTSHNAELEDGCDATAVLLKKGTQHRSPSVLMVDELLSAYPHQLTFSEAGMRIMITNHFSPRTRLTMASRMLINERQRLIQSRIWTNGESEVPAKDGGRRGTENGAERGNKNCQDHLDGGNETENEDTMNNDMDEDEDEEDSEGPFVPFQCPAGVCSKLKWLLAWPVCLLLYYTVPNCSTPRWENWFMLSFVASTLWIAAFSYIMVWMVTVIGFTLGIPDVIMGITFLAAGTSVPDCMASLIVARQGMGDMAVSNSIGSNVFDILVGLGLPWALKTLAINYGSVVRLNSKGLIFSVGLLLASVFLTVMGVHLNRWMLDRRLGLMCLLLYVIFLCFSCLIEYNIFIFVNLPTCQDE, encoded by the exons ATGGAGGACGTGAGATGGGAGCGCCGTCGCCTCCTTCAAGACGTCAACAGCAACAGGTCCATGCTCTTCTTGGAGCCCGAGAGGAACTGCACCGAACCAG CAATCCATGAGTTCCCCAGGGATTATTTCACGAACCAGGAGCGTATGGATGGTGCTGTGGGCCTGCATGTCCTCTGC GCCGTCTATATGTTTTATGCTCTTGCTTTGGTGTGTGACGACTATTTTGTCCCATCGCTGGACAAGATCTGCGAG CGTCTTCACTTGAGCGAGGACGTGGCAGGAGCGACCTTCATGGCGGCCGGTAGTTCAGCCCCTGAACTCTTCACTTCTGTCATAG GAGTGTTTGTCACCAAAGGGGATGTCGGCATCGGCACCATCGTGGGGTCAGCAGTTTTCAACATCCTCTGCATTATTGGAGCTTGTGGAATCTTCGCCGTGCAG ACCATCCATTTGTCCTGCTGGCCTCTGATCAGAGACTCTGCCTACTACACCCTGTCTATTTGTGCTCTTATAGTG TTTATATATGACGAACAGGTGGTTTG GTGGGAGGCGCTGACACTCATTCTCATGTACTTCGTCTACATTCTGATCATGAA ACTCAACTCTTATGTGGTACGGTttctggagaggaggaagaaaaactcAGCCAATTTAAGAACCAAAACATCTCATAATGCTGAGCTGGAAGATGGCTGCGACGCCACTGCTGTTCTGCTGAAGAAAG GAACCCAACACAGGAGCCCCTccgtgttgatggtggatgAGCTGCTTTCAGCATATCCGCACCAGCTGACCTTTTCTGAAGCTGGCATGAGAATCATGATCACCAACCACTTCTCTCCTCGGACCCGTCTCACCATGGCCTCCAGAATGCTCATTAATGAG AGGCAGCGTCTCATACAGTCACGGATTTGGACCAACGGTGAGTCCGAGGTCCCAGCGAAAGACGGCGGGAGAAGAGGGACCGAGAACGGAGCGGAGAGGGGAAACAAGAATTGCCAGGATCACCTGGATGGAGGAAATGAGACAGAAAATGAAGATACGATGAACAACGACATGGAcgaagatgaggatgaagaagacagCGAGGGACCTTTCGTGCCCTTTCAGTGCCCAG CTGGTGTGTGCAGCAAACTGAAGTGGCTCCTGGCCTGGCCCGTGTGTCTCCTGTTGTACTACACCGTCCCCAACTGCTCCACGCCACGGTGGGAGAACTGGTTCATGCTGTCCTTTGTTGCCTCCACTCTGTGGATCGCCGCCTTCTCCTACATCATGGTCTGGATG GTGACAGTGATCGGCTTCACACTCGGAATACCAGACGTGATCATGGGCATCACATTCTTGGCAGCTGGTACCAGTGTGCCTGACTGCATGGCCAGTCTCATCGTGGCACGACAGG gAATGGGGGACATGGCGGTCTCCAACTCCATCGGCAGTAACGTGTTTGACATCTTGGTGGGGCTCGGCCTTCCATGGGCGCTGAAGACACTGGCTATCAACTACGGCTCAGTC GTCAGATTAAACAGCAAAGGACTGATTTTCTCTGTTGGACTGCTGCTGGCTTCTGTGTTTCTGACG GTTATGGGGGTTCATCTGAATCGGTGGATGTTGGACAGACGCCTGGGTCTGATGTGTCTCCTCCTCTACGTCATCTTTCTGTGCTTCTCCTGCCTCATCGAGTacaacatcttcatctttgtcAACCTGCCGACATGCCAGGACGAGTGA
- the slc24a3 gene encoding sodium/potassium/calcium exchanger 3 isoform X1: MASVLHDESIGAGGSMLQRQKSKARRRKRKDMFGIQMCFAGALLGAVSGLQTLAQKAGYLSASSVEMEDVRWERRRLLQDVNSNRSMLFLEPERNCTEPAIHEFPRDYFTNQERMDGAVGLHVLCAVYMFYALALVCDDYFVPSLDKICERLHLSEDVAGATFMAAGSSAPELFTSVIGVFVTKGDVGIGTIVGSAVFNILCIIGACGIFAVQTIHLSCWPLIRDSAYYTLSICALIVFIYDEQVVWWEALTLILMYFVYILIMKLNSYVVRFLERRKKNSANLRTKTSHNAELEDGCDATAVLLKKGTQHRSPSVLMVDELLSAYPHQLTFSEAGMRIMITNHFSPRTRLTMASRMLINERQRLIQSRIWTNGESEVPAKDGGRRGTENGAERGNKNCQDHLDGGNETENEDTMNNDMDEDEDEEDSEGPFVPFQCPAGVCSKLKWLLAWPVCLLLYYTVPNCSTPRWENWFMLSFVASTLWIAAFSYIMVWMVTVIGFTLGIPDVIMGITFLAAGTSVPDCMASLIVARQGMGDMAVSNSIGSNVFDILVGLGLPWALKTLAINYGSVVRLNSKGLIFSVGLLLASVFLTVMGVHLNRWMLDRRLGLMCLLLYVIFLCFSCLIEYNIFIFVNLPTCQDE, from the exons ATGGCCTCCGTCTTACATGACGAGTCGATCGGAGCGGGAGGCTCGATGCTGCAGCGGCAAAAGAGCAAAGCCCGGCGGCGGAAGCGAAAGGATATGTTCGGGATCCAGATGTGCTTTGCGGGGGCGCTGCTGGGAGCCGTCAGTGGGCTCCAGACTTTGGCTCAGAAAGCAG GGTATCTTAGCGCCAGCTCAGTAGAGATGGAGGACGTGAGATGGGAGCGCCGTCGCCTCCTTCAAGACGTCAACAGCAACAGGTCCATGCTCTTCTTGGAGCCCGAGAGGAACTGCACCGAACCAG CAATCCATGAGTTCCCCAGGGATTATTTCACGAACCAGGAGCGTATGGATGGTGCTGTGGGCCTGCATGTCCTCTGC GCCGTCTATATGTTTTATGCTCTTGCTTTGGTGTGTGACGACTATTTTGTCCCATCGCTGGACAAGATCTGCGAG CGTCTTCACTTGAGCGAGGACGTGGCAGGAGCGACCTTCATGGCGGCCGGTAGTTCAGCCCCTGAACTCTTCACTTCTGTCATAG GAGTGTTTGTCACCAAAGGGGATGTCGGCATCGGCACCATCGTGGGGTCAGCAGTTTTCAACATCCTCTGCATTATTGGAGCTTGTGGAATCTTCGCCGTGCAG ACCATCCATTTGTCCTGCTGGCCTCTGATCAGAGACTCTGCCTACTACACCCTGTCTATTTGTGCTCTTATAGTG TTTATATATGACGAACAGGTGGTTTG GTGGGAGGCGCTGACACTCATTCTCATGTACTTCGTCTACATTCTGATCATGAA ACTCAACTCTTATGTGGTACGGTttctggagaggaggaagaaaaactcAGCCAATTTAAGAACCAAAACATCTCATAATGCTGAGCTGGAAGATGGCTGCGACGCCACTGCTGTTCTGCTGAAGAAAG GAACCCAACACAGGAGCCCCTccgtgttgatggtggatgAGCTGCTTTCAGCATATCCGCACCAGCTGACCTTTTCTGAAGCTGGCATGAGAATCATGATCACCAACCACTTCTCTCCTCGGACCCGTCTCACCATGGCCTCCAGAATGCTCATTAATGAG AGGCAGCGTCTCATACAGTCACGGATTTGGACCAACGGTGAGTCCGAGGTCCCAGCGAAAGACGGCGGGAGAAGAGGGACCGAGAACGGAGCGGAGAGGGGAAACAAGAATTGCCAGGATCACCTGGATGGAGGAAATGAGACAGAAAATGAAGATACGATGAACAACGACATGGAcgaagatgaggatgaagaagacagCGAGGGACCTTTCGTGCCCTTTCAGTGCCCAG CTGGTGTGTGCAGCAAACTGAAGTGGCTCCTGGCCTGGCCCGTGTGTCTCCTGTTGTACTACACCGTCCCCAACTGCTCCACGCCACGGTGGGAGAACTGGTTCATGCTGTCCTTTGTTGCCTCCACTCTGTGGATCGCCGCCTTCTCCTACATCATGGTCTGGATG GTGACAGTGATCGGCTTCACACTCGGAATACCAGACGTGATCATGGGCATCACATTCTTGGCAGCTGGTACCAGTGTGCCTGACTGCATGGCCAGTCTCATCGTGGCACGACAGG gAATGGGGGACATGGCGGTCTCCAACTCCATCGGCAGTAACGTGTTTGACATCTTGGTGGGGCTCGGCCTTCCATGGGCGCTGAAGACACTGGCTATCAACTACGGCTCAGTC GTCAGATTAAACAGCAAAGGACTGATTTTCTCTGTTGGACTGCTGCTGGCTTCTGTGTTTCTGACG GTTATGGGGGTTCATCTGAATCGGTGGATGTTGGACAGACGCCTGGGTCTGATGTGTCTCCTCCTCTACGTCATCTTTCTGTGCTTCTCCTGCCTCATCGAGTacaacatcttcatctttgtcAACCTGCCGACATGCCAGGACGAGTGA